A region of the Callithrix jacchus isolate 240 chromosome 5, calJac240_pri, whole genome shotgun sequence genome:
AGTGCTTAGGTTAAAGTAGATTTTTTCACCCTAAAGATGATCACACAAGTCACCTGGAGCCGAAGGTCAGACATTTGTCTTAACAGATCCTCAAAGAGCTCTCTATCATCTTCTGGTAACTCAGAGGACAGGACGACCCCCACAAAGCATCCTGCTGCTTGTAGCATTGTATCAGGAAACATGTAGGCTCCGGCAGTACATTTCAGAACTGGCGATCTATCAGGAACTAGAGGGTATAACCAGTCACAAACCTAAAAGGAttcattagaagaaaaaatatatacatacaaatgaaTGAAACTAGATTTTCACTTACGTTTTGATAAAACTTATATACTAGAAAATAAACACTTCaaagtttaaaacatattttaaaaggctttataGAAacatcaacatacacaaatccccAGGGAAATTAATCATTTGCTAGTCCAATCTTCCTGCAATAAGGACTGTGCTAAATATGCCATGGCTCCACTAATTATAAAATCTTAAAGCTGATGGCCTTAAATAGCCCAGTGTTAACCAATAATGACTCTAGCTCTAAATAAGTAATAATCAAAGTAAATTAAGGTTTCCTTCATTATTCAAATCAGATATTCCTTTTGTGGTAAACAAACTATTTCCAGGTATTATTTActtgaaatatttactgaaataacAGTATTTACTGATTTAATGCTCATAACAATCCTATGAAATCAGTTACTATTACTGTCATTTTATGTACaaaaaaattgaggcacagagaggtcactTAAGTTGCTCAGAATCAACAACTAAAAAGTGGAGCTTGGATTTTAACACATGCAGTCTGGACTAGAGAGGccaaacaattattttaattagaaacCCAGCACTcacaggctgggcaaggtggctcacacctgtaatcctaacactctgaGAGGCCACTGGGGGGAGgggggtagatcacttgaggtcaggagttcgagaccagcctggccaacatggtgtaactcgtctctactaaaaatacaaaaattagctgggcgtggtggcacatgcctgtaatcttagctccagctccttgggaggctgaggcaggagaatcacctgaacctgggagatggaggctgcagtgaaccaagattgtgccattacactccagcttggacaacagagcaagactgtgtctcaaaaaaagaaagaaactcagcaCTCACTCACAACGTGGAATAATTTTTTGTACTAAACCCAAGAGAACCTGACATAACAGTAGGTTAAGTTAATGTTTATGGATTGTCTATtgtaaaatcaaagcaaaataacaaaagctcTCCTGCAACGTCACTGGGGAGGTCAGCTTGCCAGTACACAGATTTAAGCTCACATCCTGGCTGCCTTATTTCTAATGCAATACTTTCTTTGAGAAACCAAAACATAACTGTGCTCATCATTAAAATACTGTCTTATCCAcaaatttttaacatttgagtagttatatatttttgtatataccagaaaaaatacatatttccctTAATTTCAGTTATTAAGATGAAACTGACAAGTGGGATAATTTAgtgtaaaaatataaagcaagtaATAGTAGCAGTGTAGAGTtgacaaaaaaaattgtaaaagttattctaaaataaaagttaggaaAGGTTCTTTTTCTTCACTATTCCATGACTTCTCTCAGATTATCTATATCCTGGTCACCGTAATGGAACTGGAATATccccaaattttctttaaaaaaaataatactttatagATCTTTCCTGGGACAGGATATTACAGATAAGTGAGCTCATCCACCATAGCCTGATTTTTCCCAGTTTCATTTTCAGAGGGCAAGCTCATGTCCGATTTCTGTATAAACTAACTATAGAGTTAACAGGTTTAAAAAGTATTTGGTATTAAAACTAAAAccaagagaaaatgttttttggAAGTTCTAGAATTCTGTCTAcctaaaaccaaaaaaaccttACTTTAATTTCCTATTTAGACCAATAGTGATTTTAACAGTGATTTTTAGGATAGGAAGTATCTAACTTCTAATATTCAGTTGGTTTattagtcttatttatttatttttttttcggaagaaaacattcagtaaacatatatattaacTCCTTTTAAGGACACACTGCTACAAATACCTGAATAGAAGCAAACGAGAGCCTGTTAAAGAGACTCAAATGAAATTTTGGGTGaacttttagttttcatttagGACAAAAAATATAGACAggagaaagattaaaaacaaaatgaaaagcactAAGGACAAATGTGTATTGAAGTACAAGTCATTTCAACGGATGAGTGAATGTGACCCCAGTACAGTATTTCCACTATTCACTACCCCCATCTCCAGCTGCTAAGGACCCaaagattttttaatttcatcattGCGATGCAACACTATTAGAAATTATTATAGCTTTTATCATTCCCCACCACAAACCCTAATTAATAAGTCTACTCTTTTTAACCTTAAGTTTCCTTCCCTAAAATAATCTACAGGATTCACAATATACTTCTTGACCAGTATCAAATATTTCCTTTCAATAGAGCCCTCAAAGTGTCTTCCTCACACATCACTAGTAAGCCTCTGTCTTTAAACAACTTTCAAGCTGACTCCAAATAAAAACTACCCAAGAATCAACAGTAGAGTATaccaaaagagaaaatgaatatagACAGCCTGTGCTATTACGAAACCACATTATCTGGACTGTGGATAAAAGCATGTGCTTTGCTTAAATAGTGATCTTTCTTCAATGCAAACTCCTTTGTTATACTCAACGTATACTGAGTCCTGATTTCAAGAACTCATCTTCCTACACCTATATCCAATCTTTTGAAACCAGGTTGTCATTGGACCACTATCTTCAGAACACCTCACTAAATCCTCAGCAACGCCCTGACACCAGCCTTTATGTAGCATTACTCTTTACTCTTGGACCAAGTGTATGCTGGTAAATTTATCTGCTTGGACTGTTGAAAGTACATCTTAAATTAGCACCACAGTCTCTACTTCTAAACCAGGGTCTCTCAACCTGGGCATAGTTGGGATTTGGGGcaggataatttttgttgttCATGAGGGTTGTCCTATATCAACGTGTGGCAGCATTCCTGGTCTCTTTCCACTATGCCAGTAGGAATCAACCTCCAGTATGACAACCAAATATGcctccagacattgtcaaatgtttTCTGGGGAGGCAAAATTACCCCTGGTAGAGAACCACTGTTCTGGGCCATGGGCTGGGTTTGCCCATTTCAGACCCTCAGCTAAGTCTTCACAATATTTGCGAATATTTACAGCTACACATCCACAGGAATTACATAAATCCCTTCTGAAATTAAACTTACTAGGTTTCTTCTTCAGGTAAAGCATTAAAAATTTAAGGATGACCACCCTTCTCAAGTTTTATCATCACAAACTTAATgccaaaataaaactattaatataccttttttaaaaaagaaaatcaaacacaaacagATGTTCAAGGCTGATAAATTTCatggaatataattaaaaacaaagtagaatttattatctttttgcACTTATACTGGACACACAAACATTAACAAATACAAATGAGGTAAAAACACCTATTTCAAATTatgcttccatttttctttggCTTACCTGAAGAAACCCGGGAGGACGGTTTAGAACCGTATCAAGAGAATTATCCAAAAACCTCACAATTCGAAGGTACCCAGGATACGAAGGCGCACTAACTTCCCCTGCaggatttacaaaaaaaatctgcACTCCATTTGGTATCAAAATCAATTCATCTGCATCTAACCCTAAGGTCTCAAGAGGTGGCGGCTGAGAATGATTCCTATAAAACTCTTCTCCGACTGATGAAAACTCCCCAGAATCTGTTCCATAGGATACAGTGTAGTGACCTTCAGCAGCCTGAGGAGTATAAGCAGGAGGAGCTTCTGCTGGACAATTCTGTGATGgtgaagagagagaagcaggtgCAGCAACTGCCCCTGGACTTGAAGTTGAAGTGTTTCCATTTACTTCAGCATGCTGGGGAGCTGAACTAAAAGACTGAGGTTCTGGTAATTTTTCGCCCATGTCTTTAGGTGGAAATTCTGGATATAGCTTGGGCACCTCCTGAAGATCATTCTGTAGAGAAGTGGCAAGACCCTTCTCTAGAATTTCCAGTCTGGTGCGTACATTCTGTAgtgtttccttcattttctgcTGCATCTGTCTAGCAGATTCCCACCCAGGGCCTGTGTGTTCGGGCTCTGTTGATGAAATGCTGATCCCTCTGAGCAGGTGTCCTATTCCTTGCTTATAGTAGTTCTTTGCTTCTTCCTTCTGACCTAATTCATCTGTATTCAGACCTTTGTTAACAAATATAAAGGCCTTCTTATATGCTTCTCTGATGATCTTAATTTCAGCAGGTTCTCCGTTTTGTGGCTCTTGCTCCATTTCTGCAAAATCggaaacattatatttaattatcttGCTTAGCTATTGTTTACTTATTTAGTATCCGTATTTCctacttgaatatattttaagaggACAAGTGTCTTGCTTATCTTGGTTTTGTTCAGTATTAATACTACCCTCTAAGCCTACTATTAGGTCTGTCATAAAGAAAGCACTTATGTatttgatgaatggataaataaatgaaaactcttGGTCCaaaataccttaatttaaaaacataagagAATAAATCAGAATACTTCTATTAGATAATTTTCTTGTTCCAGTTTCTTATAATAGTTTCCTATCATACAGCCTTATGGTTGAAACAAAAGTCTCATTCTAAAACTCATTATAATATAAATCCAGATTATATccaaccaataaaaaataagttgaatCACACAATAGggaaaacagaaatcagaaaaaaaaaaatgtgaacgaAACTTTATTACCTAATTTCCACTTAAAGGTGGCAGGTTACCCCACACAGCCTTGTTGCTTCCCCATATCCCACTAAGATGACTCTCGGAAGATAATGAAAAAGGAATAACCATTTTTCTTAATGAGAAAAATGCACGAAGAGGCACttcatagaagaaaatctttaaaaagcatctgaaaaggtgttcaacatacTATTCCCTCAGAAAAGTGAAACTAAAATCCAGTGATACAACTAGACGCTTACCAGATGGCTAAAATGTAAGCCTGACTAGTGCTAAGTGAAGACAAGTGAAGTCTTCTACTTTGCTGTGAAAGCTGAAAAATGATACACCATTTTGGAAAACTGGCAGTTTCTACTAAAGCTAATCATTCACCCACTCAATGACCTAGCATTTCCACTTGCAGGTATATAACAAGGAGGAATGGATGCACATGCATGCCAAAAACATGTATAGCAATACTCACGCAGCTATATTCACAAAAGGTAAACCCTTAACTCAAATGCTCACTCATTCATGCAATGCAAtaatatgtagaaaaaaaattttaaacttgatTGCCTGCAACATCAACAAATCTCACCAATTCTTTGAGCAAAAGCCAAATACAAAAGATTTCATATTGAGACCACATACTATACGATTCTATACAATTAAATAATGGGAAAAACGAATCTATGATATGACATAAATCAAAATAGTGCTTATAGGTGAAGGCTATAGACTTCAAAGGTACAGGAGGGAACCTCACGGCCTTTGGAAATGTTTTCTGCTGATGTGGGTGATGACTACGAGGGTGTACTGTAGTCCCCCGTTATTTACAGTTTCACTTTCTGTGGTTCCAGTTACCTGCAGTCAACCAtgatctgaaaatattaattgGAAAACTACACAGAtgaataatttgtaaattttaaatcgCACATTCTCAGTATGGTGATTATCTCTCTTGTCCCTCTCTGTGACCCCCTGGggcatgaatcatccctttgtccagggCATCCATGCTGTCTATGCTCCCCTCTCATGATCACTTAGTAGCTGATAGTTTGGCAATGTCCCCACACAGATATCCTCCTGAATTGTAATGAGATTCAGTGTCaagagagggacccagtgggacatgactggatcatgggggcagtttgccccatgctgttctcctgatagtgagttctcacagtagctcatggttttataaagcaGTTTTCCCAGCCGTCGCTAGCTCTCACTTCTCTGCCGTCATGTGAAGGTCTTTGctttcctttcaccttctgccatgattgtaagtttcctgaggcctccccagccatgcagaaccgTGAATCaaatgaacctcttttctttgtaaattacccagtcttgggcagttctttacagcagtgtgaaaatggactaatatagtagCCATCTTGGTTATCAGATCAACTGTCCCAATTTTGTGGTGgttgggttcaaataattctttttacttaataatggccccaaagcgCAAGAGTAATGATGCTGGCAATTTGGATATACTGAAGAGAAGCTGTCAAGTGCTTCATTCAAGTGAAAACGCGAAAGTTTTCAACTTAACAAGAAAAGTAATCATATGCTGATGTTGCTGAGTTCTATAGGTAAGAACACATTCTCTATTCCTGAAAttgtaaagaaggaaaaataaattcacactAGTTTTGCTGTTGTTCCTCAAACTACAAAACTTATGGTCAACGCATGTGATAAGTGTttagttaagatggaaaaggcTCATATATGAACAGAAACATGAAAGCAATTGGGTGCCACactatccatggtttcaggcatccactagggGTCTTGCAATATCCCCCTTAGTTAAGGGGAGGGACTACTGTATACATACCTAAAAATCATTAAACTATAAATTTAAGATCAGGGTACTATATGCATTTTATGTGATTTCTcaataaaacagataaataataaagacataactCACAAGGACGAGTAGGGAGAATGAAAAGTCAATAGTGCTTGGTACCAAAAAAGGAGGCAGACAAGTGAACACTCCCAAAATACACTTGAGAAAACAGAAGCCTTAAACAGTCAGTGGGAAAATCAGAGAAGCAACTGCACTTAAGTCACATCAAAAACCTCCAAAGGCATAAGAATTGATGGAATTCAATCTCACTATGGAAAGGAATAGAGCTGAAAAAAAGAGGACTGGTTGAAAGCCTGTTTACAAATTAGCACCTTCCGATATTTCCTACACCAAGCACTCAGGACACTGTTAATAGTCTGAAAGACTGAGTGCTTTGATCTAGAAGAGTGTAAAATAAAGTGTGGATAAGAAAATATCAGGCATgggctggccgtggtggctcatgcctgtaatcccagcatttgggaggctgaggcaggcagatcacctaaggtcaagagttcgatatcagcctgaccaacatggagaaaccccacctctactaaaaataaaaaattagcagggtgtggtggcgcatgcctgtaatccagctactagggaggctgaggcaggagaattgctttgaacttggaaggtggaggttgtggtaagccgagattacgccattgtactccagcctaggcaacaagagcgaaactaggtaggtaggtaggtaggaaggaaggaaggaaggaaggaaggaaggaaggaaggaaactatTAGGCATGATTAGGGGTAAAAACCAAAAGCAGggggattaaatgaaatgaacatTGATTATTGAGATTATTGAGACCCTCAGCCTTCTTCTCCACAAATTGGTAATTACAGTTCTGGCTGCTAAGTACCCCTCAAGAAAGGAGATTGGAAGTTATCTTCTTGAGGAATCTTATCACCACCAAGAGGAAAGACCCACAGACAGTGACAGTGAGAGTTCCCTTAGGAAAACTGTCCAAGTAATTCACCATTGAAAAGCCACAGTTGATAGGTTCCACCCCACATTATCTCAGATCAGCTTTCTAGTGCTttatctctctcacacacacacacactgccaaaGATCTCAAAACATGAGGCAAAGAGCcagtataaaagattaaaatcagACCAATGTAATTTGGTTGAAATGGACAATATGCAGGTCAagtaaaactttcagaaaaaccTTATAATTtacatcaacataaagaaaaagaaaatactgcatCCTTAAAATAAAAGGTGTGGTGCATGCACACTGAAAAAAGGATATTCAAGGGACAAAAGGAACTCtgggaaattaaatatttaaaagcaagaaggaaaaatTCAAGAAGGATGAGGTCATTAAGATTACAGAAAATGCCCAGAATGCAGAGCAAAAAGACAGAGatgaaaaataggaaagaataagaaaattaggGCCCAGTCTATAAGGCACATCATTTGAATAACAAAACTTCTAGaaatatgggaggctgaggcaggtggatcacctgaggtcaggagttccagaccagcctgaccaagatggtgaaaccccatctctactaaaaatacagaaacattagccaggtatcccagcgtgtgcctgtagtcccagctattcaggagactgagacaggagaactgcttgaacccaggaggcaaaggttgcagtgagctaagatcccaccactgtactccagcctgggtgacagagcaagacttcctcaggaaaaaaaaaaaaaagtctagaaatacagaaatagagaacagagaaaaaataagggATGAAAGAATTAAAGAAGTAATTCATAGAACTTCCTAGAATTGGAAAACAAATTTCCTGATTTAAAACAACCAATAGgttaggtgcagtggctgacatctgtaatcccagtgctttaggaggctgagacaggagaatcccttgaatccaggagttggagatcagcctgggcaacatagtgagacaatctctacaagaaaaaatttttaaattagccagatgcacaggggtgtgcctgtagtcccagctactcaggaagtgagacaggaggatcacttgagtgcaggaattcagggctgcagtgagctataagcacaacactgcactccagcctgagtcgaaagagcaagaccccgtctctaaaaagtaaataaaaagactaatggataaaaaataagaaaaaaaaattcacaccaAGAAACACACCACAATATTTTAGAACGCCAGGCTCAAAAAGATCTTTAAAGTggttatacaaaaaaaaaaaaaaagggctctaaGGAACTTCTTAAAGGCaacaacagaagaagaaaattacaCATTGAATGCATAATTCTGAGTCAAAATAACTTCTAAACCCAGACAAGTGATTGCTTAgttattacattttctgtttgcTGGATGCCATGTTTGATGAAAGGAATCCCAAGACTGATGATGAGTTTCCAAGATAACAATTAGGCAAACACTCCAGGCTGGGGTAGGAGACAACAGAACAGAGTTCTTTAAGAAAGTAAACTGATAGAATACCTAATGTGTCTGTAAGTTCTGAGAAAAGATCTACACAACCATGAGTATTCAGGGTTTCATTAGTAATaattaaaaactaaggaaataaaaatcaagacaATTAACTCTAGAGAAAATGATAttgagcaagaaataaaaagtaatcctACTAAATGTTTCAGTTTTGATTGGTGTCATAATAAACACAATGAATctcaatataaacaaaaatatgataCAAACATATTGAAAAGATGAAAGATGGGTTGGAGAAAAAGTTTATGTGCTGTGACAAAGGATGAAAGAGATAAAACTTCACTTTTCCCACTGAGAAGTTAATGGACACTGCCTAAAACTGAAAAAGTACCAACATATTTGCACTGTTTAGAGGCACAAAAAGACCAAAAGAATTGGGTAAGAAAAGTGATACAAGCTTACTTTGGGAGGAAGGGGTAAGATCTGGGTGGTAAGACCTCTGATTTTCACTGCATGTcttgtataaatatttaattcttaaatCTATGAATATGATAAAaaacttaattattattatatttaaaaagtaaatggaagCTTTAGAGCAACTATGTCAAACAGAACTATAATGCAAGccacacatataatttttaattttctaataaccacattaaaaaggtaaaaaagaaacaggtgaaattaatttcaaTGATAGTATCTTATTtatccaaatatattaaaaatattatttcaatatgcAGCTAATATAAAAACTTCCAGtgaaataatttagttttattttggtttgaaGTCTTCGAAACTCGATATGTGTTTTACACTAAAAAGATATTTCACTTCCAACTAACCCCACTGCAAGTGCCCAATATCCACATGTACCTAAGTGGCTACTCTTATTAGACATGCCAATTCTTTTCCTGTGACCTCGTGAAAACTTATGCTCGGAGAATTACAGTGATATGAGACTATTTTAGCAGCATTCTACACTATGAAGCATCACAGAAGCTGTGTTCTAGCTTCCATTTAGTAATAATATAGCAATACTTTCCAGCCTGAAAAATAAACCACTAGTCGGCCATATCGTGCAACAACTTCATGGtagtgacagaatatattcagtacCCAGTCAGAAAACACCATATACAAGAGACCATACATAAACCCACCTTTTTGCTCTGCCCCACCATCCCTATCAAAATTATCAATCTCTTTTCCTGGAATGCTATCCTGTTGTGTCGCAAGattgccacatttttccaaagaaaccaCAGGACAGGTATTTTGTATTCCAACTTCTTCAGGATACAAGGAGACTCAGAGTAAGACAGCAGAAAGACAGCAGAGGTCAAATAGGCTTCTCAGAGTTGACTGGGAACTTTGCCAGCCATCATTAAGTTTGTCCAAGTGACTTGAACAGGATCTTGAACAACACTGTGACTTGGCACCCACTTTTGTGCAAAATACTACAGGACACCACTATCCCCACACATCATTTAGAGCACTTAACATATGCTGGACAGTACGCTAGGTGTTTATCGCAATCCTTACAAACAATTCTTGAAGTAGTATTACTATTAGTACTACTTTGCAGAGAAGAAAATTGAGGTTTGAAAGCATTAATTGCCATAGATCACCTGTTTTTTGAAAGACCCTGGAGATAAGAATTACTTTTACATTGTTTAAAGGTTATAAaaacagctgggtgcggtggctcacacctgtaatcccagcactttgggaggccgaggcgggtggatcacgaggtcaagagatcgagaccatcctggtcaacatggtgaaaccccgtctctactagaaatacaaaaaattagctgggcatggtggcgtgtgcctgtaatcccagctactcaggaggccgaggcaggagaattgcctgaacttaggaggtggaggttgcggtgagccgagatcgcgccattgcactcctgcctgggtaacaagagtgaaactccatctcataaaaaaaaaaaaaagttataaaaacaaagaataatgtGCAACAGAGATCATATATGGCCcccaaaagcctaaaatatttactatcaggCACTTAACAAAAGAAGTTTACTGACCCTGCACTAGATTACGGAATTAAATAGTCTGATTCCAAAACAAATTCTCTAAATCAGAGTTTCTCAATCTTGGCACGGTTGACATTTTGGGTTGGATAATTAATTCTTTGTCAGTGGCATCCCTGAGCTCTGTCCACTGGATGCCCGTagcagcacccctcccccaccccagctgtgacaaccaaaaatgtctccagacattgccaaatgtacCTTAGGCAGCAAAATCGTCCCCCACTGAGAATCACCACTCTAAATGGTCTTCAAACTGGAAGATGTGTGTCCCCCAGGACAAATAAAGTCTTCCACGGGACATACACTAACAGCATGCatgtagtttaaaaaagaaaaaagaaaaggcttccAGATCCTTTACTTCCATTAGTATTCCTCACTAAACTAATCTGCCTGAGAACATGCCCACTGTCCAGTTATCATGCTGGTTCTTCTTCCCTGAGATCCTTTCGCAATCCTTCCGCTTTacaaaataaagacatacttCTCACCCACTTCCATTCTTACTATGACACACTGCCCCAGGATGGAAAAGCCTCCCTACCAACAAAAAAGAAGTCAACGGGCTCAAAGACCCTCCTTTAATTTAGACACAACTCCCACTATCTATTCCATTAAGACACAGATTTCCAGTCAACTTCTACTCTTaattattattcattaaaatCCATCAGGTATTTATGCTATTCTGATCAACTGTTACTATTTATAATAATTCAatccaaaagaaaattacaaCTTATAGAATTATAGGAACAGTTTTAAACTTAGTTCAATTTATAAAAGTTCAAATTACAAAGACATGTAtgacagaaattaataaaaagctTTCAAGCATAAAAATACATTACCTTAAGATAATACTCTGTGGGATGGGGGTGataaaaaaagcaagaaggaagtttgtaaaatagaatgtattttaaaaattgatggtGATATATCTAAAACTACAAAGATATGATACTCCACTGAATACAGCTAAAAGAATGATGTACCAGCATTATATTAAAATGTCAATAGCAATACCATGTGGAAAATTGCATCCTTTTCAACTAAAGCATGATGTAAAATGCTGTAAGTTAACCAAAAGTGTGCAAGAGGGACagctttacaaaaattatttgggggtTCACAAGCAAATTAAAAGTACTGCTTTAAAAACCGCTCATACTGTAATACATGGCAAAGATACAATGGACATGGTCTGTCTCTGGCTCTCAGAAGCACCAAAATTTACTCTCTTTTGTTAAGCTCTCTCTGTACGTGTCTGGAACCCTTCTAAGATTATCGAATCTTCACTCTTGGAggctatttgattttaaaaatgttttataaatatgagcCGTTTGCCTAAGACAAAGCTAGTAAATAATAAACTCAAATCAGTTCATGGATCAGAAAATGATGTGTCGAGAAAATTAAATgagctctcgcctgtaatcccagctactgcagaggctaaGGCCAGAGGATAGCTTGGGCCCacaagttcaaggttgcagtgagctaggattgtactactgcactccagccagcctgggtgacagagcaagaacttgtctctttaaagaaaaaaaaaaaaaaaaaaaggaaaatgaaaattagataaGCTATATTTGATTCCAAAGCTAAAACTCCTACTATGTTTACAAGTCAGCAGAGTGAGGGAGGGTTAAAGAAAACCCAGAGTGACCCATGGTAGATAGTTATGTGGCTTAAGTCTTCAATAGGTAGCATTTGAAAGTAGAAGCAAAACATAATGAAGGAATACAGCTAGAAGCAATATTTACCTTGGGTATACCTTTACTTCTAAGCTTCTTTTACATACAGTGTGatgaaagatttcttaaacaatGTGTCAAGGGAGGAAACAAGATGGCTACTGAGAAAGAagagtgtgcctgtgtgtaggGTGGAGTGGGAGGGCTAAATTCACAGGGTTGCTTAATTACCTTCCTTGCTTCATCTCCatcttgaagagaaaaaaaggttaCACAGGGAGAAGAGCCTGGATATCTGGAGGTTACATGTAAGTCTAATGGTCAATTTCAGTCTAATCTCTGGGGAATTTCAACACAGAAAAAggtttatattaaaataacacatttttattttgtgactgGGATTTGCTACCTCCTCTCCAATCtca
Encoded here:
- the SPART gene encoding spartin isoform X2, which produces MEQEPQNGEPAEIKIIREAYKKAFIFVNKGLNTDELGQKEEAKNYYKQGIGHLLRGISISSTEPEHTGPGWESARQMQQKMKETLQNVRTRLEILEKGLATSLQNDLQEVPKLYPEFPPKDMGEKLPEPQSFSSAPQHAEVNGNTSTSSPGAVAAPASLSSPSQNCPAEAPPAYTPQAAEGHYTVSYGTDSGEFSSVGEEFYRNHSQPPPLETLGLDADELILIPNGVQIFFVNPAGEVSAPSYPGYLRIVRFLDNSLDTVLNRPPGFLQVCDWLYPLVPDRSPVLKCTAGAYMFPDTMLQAAGCFVGVVLSSELPEDDRELFEDLLRQMSDLRLQANWNRAEEENEFQIPGRSRPSSDQLKEASGTDAKQLDQGNKDVRHKGKRGKKAKDTSSEEVNLSHIVPCEPVAEEKPKELPEWSEKVAHNILSGASWVSWGLVKGAEFTGKAIQKGASKLRERIQPEEKPVEVSPAVTKGLYIAKQATGGAAKVSQFLVDGVCTVANCVGKELAPHVKKHGSKLVPEALKRDKDGKSPLDGAMVVAASSVQGFSTVWQGLECAAKCIVNNVSAETVQTVRHKYGYNAGEATHNAVDSAVNVGVTAYNINHIGIKAMVKKTATQTGHTLLEDYQIVDNSQRENQEGAANVSVRGEKDEQTKEVKETKKKDK
- the SPART gene encoding spartin isoform X1, with the translated sequence MEEKKMEQEPQNGEPAEIKIIREAYKKAFIFVNKGLNTDELGQKEEAKNYYKQGIGHLLRGISISSTEPEHTGPGWESARQMQQKMKETLQNVRTRLEILEKGLATSLQNDLQEVPKLYPEFPPKDMGEKLPEPQSFSSAPQHAEVNGNTSTSSPGAVAAPASLSSPSQNCPAEAPPAYTPQAAEGHYTVSYGTDSGEFSSVGEEFYRNHSQPPPLETLGLDADELILIPNGVQIFFVNPAGEVSAPSYPGYLRIVRFLDNSLDTVLNRPPGFLQVCDWLYPLVPDRSPVLKCTAGAYMFPDTMLQAAGCFVGVVLSSELPEDDRELFEDLLRQMSDLRLQANWNRAEEENEFQIPGRSRPSSDQLKEASGTDAKQLDQGNKDVRHKGKRGKKAKDTSSEEVNLSHIVPCEPVAEEKPKELPEWSEKVAHNILSGASWVSWGLVKGAEFTGKAIQKGASKLRERIQPEEKPVEVSPAVTKGLYIAKQATGGAAKVSQFLVDGVCTVANCVGKELAPHVKKHGSKLVPEALKRDKDGKSPLDGAMVVAASSVQGFSTVWQGLECAAKCIVNNVSAETVQTVRHKYGYNAGEATHNAVDSAVNVGVTAYNINHIGIKAMVKKTATQTGHTLLEDYQIVDNSQRENQEGAANVSVRGEKDEQTKEVKETKKKDK